Proteins encoded in a region of the Planococcus citri chromosome 1, ihPlaCitr1.1, whole genome shotgun sequence genome:
- the Ir40a gene encoding ionotropic receptor 40a gives MQKIPLFKSPSEVYGSFHGRIFVIPVLHKPPWFFVNYHNETTIEVEGGRDDKLISFVANKLNFRCEYIDPPDRNQGSSVINGTMQGALGLVASREADFFIGDLTVTYERSQAVEFSFLTLVDSELFLTHSPGLLNEALALIRPFHWIVWPALLITLLISGPVLFLFVMASNSQNHRHEKKTKVFGDCVWITFTIFLQQAIRFKSNNQKVRFIFILFSLSLTYVIGDMYSANLTSLFARPSREHSISTLEELIEAMTNDQYQLLVEENSASHANLENGTGMYKTIWSLMTKQRKYFIESTEAGMNLIRDRKKYAIIGGRETFYYDTHRFGAENFHLSQKLSTRYSAIAFQIGCPYLDIFNTVLMRLFEGGIYSKITEEEYQKLRQKQAGATDNKIVSEGANGIEENENRLKAMSMKTLQGAFYILIIGYILSALNMCLALQLKQQIPRRRKKPPTVLYTALFAAE, from the exons ATGCAAAAAATACCCTTGTTCAAATCACCTTCCGAAGTATACGGATCTTTCCATGGTAGAATTTTCGTCATACCAGTGCTGCAT AAACCTCCATGGTTCTTCGTAAATTATCACAATGAAACCACTATCGAAGTCGAAGGAGGTCGTGACGATAAACTGATATCGTTTGTCgccaataaattaaatttcag atgCGAGTATATTGATCCACCGGATAGAAATCAAGGATCTTCTGTCATCAATGGAACAATGCAAGGTGCTCTGGGTTTGGTGGCTAGTAgg gaagctgattttttcaTCGGTGACTTGACTGTTACATATGAACGAAGTCAAGCAgtggaattttcttttttaacctTGGTTGACAGCGAATTATTTCTCACTCATAGTCCTGGTCTGTTGAATGAAGCATTAGCTCTTATTAGACCATTTCACTGGATT GTCTGGCCAGCTTTGCTAATCACTCTATTGATATCGGGTCCGGTATTGTTTTTGTTCGTGATGGCATCTAACTCGCAGAATCATCGTCATGAAAAAAAGACCAAAGTATTCGGTGACTGTGTATGGATTACGTTTACAATATTTCTTCAACAAG CAATTCGTTTCAAATCGAATAATCAAAAGgttcgtttcattttcatattattcAGCCTGTCTTTAACTTATGTAATAGGAGATATGTACTCGGCTAATTTAACTTCCTTATTTGCGCGACCTTCTCGAG AGCATTCGATTTCAACACTCGAAGAATTAATAGAAGCCATGACCAACGACCAATATCAACTTCTGGTCGAAGAAAACAGTGCTTCTCATGCGAATTTAGAA AATGGTACTGGAATGTACAAAACAATATGGTCGTTAATgacaaaacaaagaaaatatttcatcgaatCGACAGAAGCTGGCATGAATTTGATCAGAGATAGAAAAAAGTACGCGATAATCGGCGGACGAGAAACTTTTTATTACGATACTCATCGATTTG gtgcagaaaatttccacttgagccaaaaactaagcactcggTATTCAGCAATTGCTTTTCAAATCGGATGCCCATACTTGGACATTTTTAACACAGT ACTCATGAGATTATTCGAAGGTGGCATTTACTCTAAAATAACCGAAGAAGAATATCAAAAACTGCGTCAGAAACAAGCCGGTGCCACAGATAATAAAATTGTCTCCGAAGGAGCGAATGGaatcgaagaaaatgaaaatcgccTGAAAGCGATGAGCATGAAAACACTCCAAGGAGCATTTTATATCTTAATCATTGGCTATATTCTGTCTG ctTTGAATATGTGTCTAGCACTTCAACTGAAACAACAAATACCTAGGAGGAGGAAGAAACCTCCAACTGTCCTATATACAGCACTATTCGCCGCCGAATGA